In the Mastacembelus armatus chromosome 2, fMasArm1.2, whole genome shotgun sequence genome, one interval contains:
- the igfbp2a gene encoding insulin-like growth factor-binding protein 2-A: MIMTKNLMPITMLSCCSLLILSASLAGASLTEMVFRCPSCTAERQALCPKLTETCAEIVREPGCGCCPVCARQEGEMCGVYTPRCSTGLRCYPTPDSELPLEQLVQGQGQCRRKVDTETTTYSQEHREQTSGETVELLPEQGVSEIPAIRKPSKEATWLGPKESAVRQHRQEMKTKMKTNKVEEVKPTRPKQTQCQQELDQVLERISKMPFRDNRGPLEDLYALHIPNCDKRGQYNLKQCKMSLHGQRGECWCVNPQTGQPIPSAPTVRGDPNCSQYLSELELELPDMAQI, encoded by the exons ATGATAATGACCAAAAACCTAATGCCCATAACAATGCTGTCGTGCTGCAGTTTGCTGATCCTCTCCGCGTCTCTCGCTGGTGCCTCTCTGACCGAGATGGTGTTCCGCTGCCCGAGTTGCACCGCGGAGCGCCAGGCGCTGTGCCCAAAGCTCACCGAGACTTGCGCGGAGATAGTGCGCGAACCGGGCTGCGGGTGCTGTCCAGTGTGCGCCCGGCAAGAGGGCGAGATGTGCGGCGTTTACACCCCGAGGTGCTCCACTGGTCTGCGATGCTACCCGACACCCGACTCGGAGCTTCCCCTGGAGCAACTGGTGCAGGGCCAGGGGCAGTGCCGGCGTAAAGTGGACACCGAGACGACCACTTACAGCCAGGAACACCGTGAGCAAACCAGCG GTGAGACTGTGGAGCTGCTGCCTGAGCAGGGTGTGAGTGAGATCCCAGCCATCAGGAAGCCCAGTAAAGAGGCCACCTGGCTGGGTCCCAAAGAGAGTGCCGTACGCCAGCACAGACAGGAGATGAAGACCAAGATGAAGACCAACAAGGTGGAAGAAGTGAAACCCACTCGGCCCAAACAG ACTCAGTGTCAGCAGGAGCTCGACCAGGTCCTTGAGCGGATATCCAAAATGCCCTTCAGGGATAATCGAGGTCCACTGGAAGACCTGTACGCTCTGCACATACCCAACTGTGACAAGAGGGGGCAGTATAACCTCAAACAG tGCAAGATGTCTCTCCATGGTCAGAGAGGTGAGTGCTGGTGCGTCAACCCTCAGACTGGCCAACCAATCCCATCAGCCCCAACTGTGAGAGGTGACCCCAACTGCAGCCAATACCTCAGCGAGCTTGAGTTGGAACTCCCTGACATGGCCCAGATATAG